A single Capricornis sumatraensis isolate serow.1 chromosome 20, serow.2, whole genome shotgun sequence DNA region contains:
- the LOC138097137 gene encoding protein FAM32A-like has product MDAYEQVQKGPLKLKGVPELGVTKRKKKKDRDKAKLLQTMGKIQENQEEELRRHLDKRTPAQVAFEKVQETRQMERVLKKASTAHKQRVEDFNRHLDTLTEHYDIPKVSWTK; this is encoded by the coding sequence ATGGACGCCTATGAGCAGGTCCAAAAGGGACCCCTGAAGCTGAAAGGAGTCCCAGAGCTTGGCGTGACCAAGcggaagaagaaaaaggacagagaCAAGGCAAAACTCCTGCAAACGATGGGAAAAATCCAGGAGAAccaggaggaggagctgaggcGCCACCTTGACAAGCGGACCCCAGCCCAGGTGGCCTTTGAGAAGGTGCAGGAGACGCGACAGATGGAGAGGGTCCTGAAGAAAGCATCCACAGCCCACAAGCAGAGAGTGGAGGACTTCAACAGACACCTGGACACGCTCACGGAGCACTATGACATCCCCAAAGTCAGCTGGACCAAGTAG
- the LOC138097126 gene encoding zinc finger and SCAN domain-containing protein 5B-like → MAENQRAGRGPLANSPGAESPASAPRQDTGREKPESALEELRIRFRRFSSSEESDPIKALRRLRELCGLWLRPDLHTKEQMVDRLVLEQFVMCMPPEIQVLVRRSGAETCKDLEEVLRNKQKLKKWTIVRVQGEDFLMPVSDVEMLGFEVSEGHDEGDGAREPQSTVSVVPPDEGQQESQDGQHLPGAKDLSRVQGQKALPPETIPETGELEGQMPSKENLEKDLLEDTGVTRTLPSQEPELLQDREGDVSTTSGSRRGPLKNRRHVLRKRDSSPTWQDVRQQAATCLDQGELSGQLGSHSVGSSGTVGPTSVPEGAETPGRAPCECRVCKKSFPYQSQLTLHQRTHTGERPFQCDICAKGFMQPSDLRVHERIHTGEKPYSCDLCLKKFTHYSTLRTHKRTHTQEKPFRCEQCDRAFSRRGNLNVHQRTHSGVKPYVCPECHRAFRQLGALARHQKIHSK, encoded by the exons ATGGCTGAGAACCAGAGAGCGGGTCGTGGCCCCCTCGCGAACAGCCCCGGAGCAGAGTCTCCAGCGTCTGCGCCACGCCAGGACACCGGAAGGGAAAAGCCCGAGTCCGCCCTTGAAGAGTTGCGCATCCGCTTCAGAAGGTTTAGCAGCTCGGAGGAATCCGACCCGATCAAGGCTCTGAGGAGGCTCCGTGAACTCTGCGGTCTGTGGCTGAGGCCGGACCTTCACACCAAGGAGCAGATGGTGGACAGGCTGGTGCTGGAGCAGTTCGTGATGTGCATGCCGCCGGAGATCCAGGTCTTAGTCAGAAGGAGTGGTGCGGAGACTTGTAAGGATCTGGAGGAGGTGCTGAGAAAtaagcagaaactgaagaagtgg ACTATAGTCCGTGTCCAAGGGGAGGATTTTTTGATGCCAGTCTCGGATGTTGAGATGTTAGGATTTGAGGTCAGTGAGGGGCACGATGAGGGAGACGGAGCCAGGGAGCCCCAGTCTACAGTCAGTGTCGTCCCTCCAGACGAGGGCCAGCAGGAAAGCCAAGACGGGCAGCATCTGCCAGGAGCCAAGGACCTGTCGAGGGTGCAG GGCCAGAAAGCTCTCCCGCCAGAGACCATTCCTGAAACAGGTGAACTGGAGGGTCAGATGCCCTCCAAGGAGAACTTGGAGAAGGACCTGCTGGAAGACACAGGAGTGACAAGAACCCTTCCGTCTCAAGAGCCTGAACTTCTGCAGGATCGTG AGGGAGACGTTTCCACTACGAGTGGATCCAGACGAGGTCCTCTGAAGAATCGCAGACATGTCCTAAGGAAACGGGACAGCAGCCCCACTTGGCAAGACGTGCGTCAACAAGCAGCCACGTGTTTGGACCAAGGAGAGCTCTCAGGACAGCTTGGGTCCCATTCCGTTGGTTCATCTGGCACCGTGGGACCCACCAGTGTTCCTGAGGGAGCAGAAACCCCGGGTCGGGCACCCTGTGAATGCAGGGTGTGCAAAAAGAGCTTTCCTTATCAATCTCAGCTTACCCTGCACCAGAGGACACACACAGGAGAGAGGCCCTTTCAATGCGACATCTGTGCCAAAGGGTTCATGCAGCCTTCGGACCTGCGGGTTCACGAGCGGATCCACACTGGCGAGAAGCCCTACAGCTGTGATCTCtgcctcaagaagttcacccacTACTCCACGCTGCGCACTCACAAGAGGACCCACACCCAGGAGAAGCCTTTCCGCTGTGAGCAGTGTGACAGAGCCTTCAGCCGCCGAGGGAACCTCAATGTTCACCAACGCACCCACTCTGGGGTCAAGCCGTACGTGTGCCCCGAGTGTCACCGTGCCTTCCGTCAGCTGGGCGCTTTGGCACGCCACCAGAAAATCCATTCCAAATGA
- the LOC138097123 gene encoding LOW QUALITY PROTEIN: zinc finger and SCAN domain-containing protein 5B-like (The sequence of the model RefSeq protein was modified relative to this genomic sequence to represent the inferred CDS: substituted 2 bases at 2 genomic stop codons), which translates to MAEDQTIFQGCGHITDSPGAESPASVPPQDTLMENSECDQETWHVRFRTFSSSEESDPIEDLRRLRELCHLWLRPDLHTKEQMMDRLVLEQFMVCVPLECQVLLKESGVQSCKDLEDVLRNKQRPKKWTILCIQGQSYLVRDPDTETAEAKAGDMDDESDPCGEPQAPVRVVPPEDGQEGSQELQNLPGAADLXLGYXLCLFVPCQDQRALSPETVPETGELEGQTPRENLEKDLLEDRGETKTLHSQEPELLKGPEGDVSTTSGSRRGPLKNRGHVLRKRDSSPTWQDEHPDAATCLDQGELSGQLGSHSVRSSGTVGPTSVPEGAESPGRAPCECRVCKKSFPYQSQLTLHQRTHTGERPFQCDICAKGFMQPSDLRVHERIHTGEKPYSCDLCLKKFTHDSTLRAHKRTHTQEKPFRCEQCDRAFSHLGNLNVHRRTHSGVRPYVCPECHSAFRQLGTFKRHQKIHSK; encoded by the exons ATGGCTGAGGACCAGACAATTTTTCAGGGTTGTGGACACATCACAGACAGCCCTGGGGCAGAGTCACCAGCATCCGTGCCACCCCAAGACACACTCATGGAAAACTCAGAGTGTGACCAGGAAACCTGGCACGTCCGGTTCAGAACCTTTAGCAGCTCGGAGGAATCTGACCCCATTGAGGACCTGAGGAGACTCCGTGAACTCTGCCATCTGTGGCTGAGGCCGGACCTTCACACCAAGGAGCAGATGATGGACAGGCTGGTGCTGGAGCAGTTCATGGTCTGCGTGCCCCTGGAGTGCCAGGTCCTGCTCAAAGAGAGTGGGGTGCAGAGTTGCAAGGACCTGGAGGACGTGCTGAGAAACAAGCAGAGACCCAAGAAATGG ACCATACTCTGCATACAAGGGCAGAGTTATCTCGTGCGCGATCCCGATACTGAGACGGCTGAAGCCAAGGCCGGCGACATGGATGATGAGAGCGACCCGTGTGGGGAGCCCCAAGCCCCCGTGAGGGTCGTACCTCCAGAGGATGGCCAGGAGGGAAGCCAAGAGCTGCAGAATCTGCCAGGAGCCGCGGACCT GTAGCTGGGTTACTGACTCTGCTTGTTTGTCCCTTGTCAGGACCAGAGAGCTCTCTCGCCAGAGACTGTTCCTGAAACAGGTGAGCTGGAGGGTCAGACGCCCAGGGAGAACTTGGAGAAGGACCTGCTGGAAGACAGGGGAGAGACAAAAACCCTTCACTCTCAAGAGCCTGAACTTCTGAAGGGTCCCG AGGGAGACGTTTCCACTACGAGTGGATCCAGACGAGGTCCTCTGAAGAATCGCGGACATGTCCTAAGGAAACGGGACAGCAGCCCCACTTGGCAAGACGAGCATCCAGATGCAGCCACGTGTTTGGACCAAGGAGAGCTCTCAGGACAGCTTGGGTCCCATTCCGTCCGTTCATCTGGCACCGTGGGACCCACCAGTGTTCCTGAGGGAGCAGAAAGCCCGGGTCGGGCACCCTGTGAATGCAGGGTGTGCAAAAAGAGCTTTCCTTATCAATCTCAGCTTACCCTGCACCAGAGGACACACACAGGAGAGAGGCCCTTTCAATGCGATATCTGTGCCAAAGGGTTCATGCAGCCTTCGGACCTGCGGGTTCACGAGCGGATCCACACTGGCGAGAAGCCCTACAGCTGTGATCTCtgcctcaagaagttcacccacGACTCCACGCTGCGTGCTCACAAGAGGACCCACACCCAGGAGAAGCCTTTCCGCTGTGAGCAGTGTGACAGAGCCTTCAGCCACCTAGGGAACCTCAACGTTCACCGACGCACCCACTCTGGGGTCAGGCCCTATGTGTGCCCCGAGTGTCACAGTGCCTTCCGTCAGCTGGGGACTTTCAAACGCCACCAGAAAATCCATTCCAAATGA
- the LOC138097127 gene encoding zinc finger and SCAN domain-containing protein 5B-like: MAENQRAGRGPLANSPGAESPASAPRQDTGREKPESALEELRIRFRRFSSSEESDPIKALRRLRELCGLWLRPDLHTKEQMVDRLVLEQFVMCMPPEIQVLVRRSGAETCKDLEEVLRNKQKLKKWTIVRVQGEDFLMPVSDVEMLGFEVSEGHDEGDGAREPQSTVSVVPPDEGQQESQDGQHLPGAKDLSRVQGQKALPPETIPETGELEGQMPSKENLEKDLLEDTGVTRTLPSQEPELLQDREGDVSTTSGSRRGPLKNRRHVLRKRDSSPTWQDVRQQAATCLDQGELSGQLGSHSVGSSGTVGPTSVPEGAESPGRAPCECRVCKKSFPYQSQLTLHQRTHTGERPFQCDICAKGFMQPSDLRVHERIHTGEKPYSCDLCLKKFTHYSTLRTHKRTHTQEKPFRCEQCDRAFSRRGNLNVHQRTHSGVKPYVCPECHRAFRQLGALARHQKIHSK; encoded by the exons ATGGCTGAGAACCAGAGAGCGGGTCGTGGCCCCCTCGCGAACAGCCCCGGAGCAGAGTCTCCAGCGTCTGCGCCACGCCAGGACACCGGAAGGGAAAAGCCCGAGTCCGCCCTTGAAGAGTTGCGCATCCGCTTCAGAAGGTTTAGCAGCTCGGAGGAATCCGACCCGATCAAGGCTCTGAGGAGGCTCCGTGAACTCTGCGGTCTGTGGCTGAGGCCGGACCTTCACACCAAGGAGCAGATGGTGGACAGGCTGGTGCTGGAGCAGTTCGTGATGTGCATGCCGCCGGAGATCCAGGTCTTAGTCAGAAGGAGTGGTGCGGAGACTTGTAAGGATCTGGAGGAGGTGCTGAGAAAtaagcagaaactgaagaagtgg ACTATAGTCCGTGTCCAAGGGGAGGATTTTTTGATGCCAGTCTCGGATGTTGAGATGTTAGGATTTGAGGTCAGTGAGGGGCACGATGAGGGAGACGGAGCCAGGGAGCCCCAGTCTACAGTCAGTGTCGTCCCTCCAGACGAGGGCCAGCAGGAAAGCCAAGACGGGCAGCATCTGCCAGGAGCCAAGGACCTGTCGAGGGTGCAG GGCCAGAAAGCTCTCCCGCCAGAGACCATTCCTGAAACAGGTGAACTGGAGGGTCAGATGCCCTCCAAGGAGAACTTGGAGAAGGACCTGCTGGAAGACACAGGAGTGACAAGAACCCTTCCGTCTCAAGAGCCTGAACTTCTGCAGGATCGTG AGGGAGACGTTTCCACTACGAGTGGATCCAGACGAGGTCCTCTGAAGAATCGCAGACATGTCCTAAGGAAACGGGACAGCAGCCCCACTTGGCAAGACGTGCGTCAACAAGCAGCCACGTGTTTGGACCAAGGAGAGCTCTCAGGACAGCTTGGGTCCCATTCCGTTGGTTCATCTGGCACCGTGGGACCCACCAGTGTTCCTGAGGGAGCAGAAAGCCCGGGTCGGGCACCCTGTGAATGCAGGGTGTGCAAAAAGAGCTTTCCTTATCAATCTCAGCTTACCCTGCACCAGAGGACGCACACAGGAGAGAGGCCCTTTCAATGCGACATCTGTGCCAAAGGGTTCATGCAGCCTTCGGACCTGCGGGTTCACGAGCGGATCCACACTGGCGAGAAGCCCTACAGCTGTGATCTCtgcctcaagaagttcacccacTACTCCACGCTGCGCACTCACAAGAGGACCCACACCCAGGAGAAGCCTTTCCGCTGTGAGCAGTGTGACAGAGCCTTCAGCCGCCGAGGGAACCTCAATGTTCACCAACGCACCCACTCTGGGGTCAAGCCGTACGTGTGCCCCGAGTGTCACCGTGCCTTCCGTCAGCTGGGCGCTTTGGCACGCCACCAGAAAATCCATTCCAAATGA
- the LOC138097140 gene encoding protein FAM32A-like, with amino-acid sequence MDAYEQVQKGPLKLKGVPELGVTKRKKKKDRDKAKLLQPMGKIQENQEEELRRHLDKRTPAQVAFEKVQETRQMERVLKKASTTHKQRVEDFNRHLDTLTEHYDIPKVSWTK; translated from the coding sequence ATGGACGCCTATGAGCAGGTCCAAAAGGGACCCCTGAAGCTGAAAGGAGTCCCAGAGCTTGGCGTGACCAAGcggaagaagaaaaaggacagagaCAAGGCAAAACTCCTGCAACCGATGGGAAAAATCCAGGAGAAccaggaggaggagctgaggcGCCACCTTGACAAGCGGACCCCAGCCCAGGTGGCCTTTGAGAAGGTGCAGGAGACGCGACAGATGGAGAGGGTCCTGAAGAAAGCATCCACAACCCACAAGCAGAGAGTGGAGGACTTCAACAGACACCTGGACACGCTCACGGAGCACTATGACATCCCCAAAGTCAGCTGGACCAAGTAG